Within Nitrososphaerota archaeon, the genomic segment TTAATCAGTCCATCAGGAAGAATTCTTATTGAATGGGAAAGAGTGCGTGGAACTGTGCATATGGGCATGGGAGATTTTCAACCTTATCCAGTTTTTCATGAAGGTAAGCTTGTTAATCCTGAATGGAAACCAGCTAAATATCATTGTGATGGAATGATATGGGCTCCTACAATTTATTTAGATGATAAACTGATTGTAAAAGATGGTTTTATACAAAAATTTTGAAAAATACCTTTTTCAATTACTTTTTTAAAAAAATAAGGAGAACTAAAACTTAAATAGTCAAATTAATATAATGTTTAATTGGAAAAATAATAAATTCGAAAGAAAGAATTCTAAAAGCATTAGAACATGAAGAGCGGATAAAGTAGCTATTGATCTTGGATGAAATTGCTTTATGAAGAAAGCAATTATGCATTAGTTTCTGGTTATTTATCTGGTGTTTTTGAACTTTCTTGGAATCTTAGAGGTTTAGATAAGTTTCTAATAGATTTAATAGTAAATAAGAAATTTGCAGAAATTCTTATGGATAAAGCTCTTAATTTTGCTTTAGCATTTTGGGATGAATTATTAGATAGAGTAGGAAAATATGTACAAATTGTAGAAGTTGGAGAAGATTTATTAAACCAAGGGATGAGAAAATATTCAAGTTCATAAAAAAGAAAGCCAATGTTTACTTACTCTCATATTCTTGTGGAAGCATTTATAAATTTATTCCAGATCTTATAGAAATGGGAGTTGATGCTCTTAATCCTATACAAGTTTCAGCAAAAGATATGGATACAAAAAAGCTAAAAGAAGAATTTGGAGAAAAAATAACTTTTTGGGGTGGAGGATGTAATGCACAACATATTTTGTCACATGGTTCCCCAGAAGATGTTATAAATGAAGTAAAGAAAAGGATTAATGAGTTAGCTCCAGGTGGTGGATTTGTATTTACTCAAGTTCATAATATACAAGCAGATGTTCCTCCAGAAAATATTGTAGCTATGTTTGAAACTGTGAAAAAATATGGTTTTGTATCCAATAAAAATATAAAGTTAAAATAAAAAACATTTATATATTCAAATCTAATTTATTAAATGAAATGAAAGAAGAATTTGTGTTTTTTCTAAATAAGGGTGAAAGAATAGCTGGAATGCTCCATATTCCTGAAAAAATTCCGGCACCTGCAATAATTCTTTGTCATGGATTTACTGGAAATAGGATAGAAAGTCATAGATTATTTGTTCATGCAGCAAGAGAAATGTGTAAAAAAGGTTTTGTTACATTTAGATTTGATTTTCGTGGCTCTGGAGAAAGTGATGGTTTATTTGAAAATATGACAATATCTGAAGAAATAAGTGATTTGAAAGCTGCAATAGATTATCTTTATAATAGGGAAGAAATATTGAAAGACAAAATAGGTGTTATAGGTCTTAGCTTAGGTGGTGTAATAGCAATTTTAACTGCATCTCAAGATGAAAGAATTAAAGCAGTTTGCACATGGAGCACACCAGCAGACCTTAAAGATCCAGAATTTCAAAATACTGCTAAAAACATATTTGGAGAAATAAAAATTGAGAAAATATTATTAAAAGAATATATTGATTTACCTTCAGGAGATCGTATTAGAAGAAAATTTTTAATCGATGCTTTTAAACATGATATTTTAAAAAGTGTTGAGAAAATATCTCCTAGACCAATTTTAATAATACATGGTACTAAAGATCCATTAGTTCCAGTTTCTCATGCAGAAAAATTGTTTGAAAAAGCAAAAGATCCTAAGAAAAAAATACTTATTGAAAATGCAGACCATACATTTAATAAATGGGATTGGCAATGGCAAGTTATTAATCATACAATTGAATGGCTCGAAAATTTAAAATAAATGAAAAATAGGTTAATATTAAATTCATTATTTATCTATATTTTCCTTGAAAATATAGAGTCTCTTCCAAAAAAGAATATTTATAAATTGGATTATTTTATCTTAAATAAAGAATATAAAAGTGAATTTTTAATGTTTAAAATAAAGGATTTGTTTAAAGAAGCAAAAAAAGCTTCATTAAGAATAAAAAATATATTAATTTTAGTGGTTTTGTTTAACATTGTATCTTTTTTTATAGGTTCTTTATTAATAGCTTTAGAAAATCCATTTGCTATTCAATTAAGAGATTGGTATTACAAAGAAGTTTTACCTACTTTTGAAACGCTTTATTATATTGAAGAGCTTTTAAAAAGTGGAAATCTTTTTCAAGCAATAATTTTTACTTTTCTTTATAATCTTTTTTCAGGAGCTTTTTTATCAACAACACTTCCTGGAATAATTCCTTTTATTGGAGTAATTTTCATTAGTTTTGCGGTTATTTTTAGAGGATTAGTAATAGGAATAGCATATTATGAAACATTTGTTAAAACATTGGAAAGCTTTAATTTATTTTCAATTTTATTTATTATTGTAGCTATAGGAACATTATTTTTAGAATTTGGTGCATATGTTTTTTCTGCTTCAGCTGGAATAAATATAGGTTTATCTATCATTTTTCCTAAAAGATATTTTACTGATAATAGATTTGAAGCTTTCAAAAAATCTTTAAAAGATGCTTTAAAAATATACATTATAGTTTCTATTCTATTATTTCTTGGAGCAATATGGGAAATGACTGGAATATTCCTAATATTTTATTCTAAATAATTGAAAAAGTTTCATGTTTCAGAAGATATAATTAAATAAATATTATAACTTCAAAAATTTTGGTATAGATAAATGGAAAAACTATTGAATTTACAAAATCCGATTCGATGCTTGATTGTTAAAAGGATAAATCGATTTGTTGTAGAAGTAAAAATAGATAATAAGAATTATATGGCATATATAGCAAATACTGGAAGGTTAAATGAATTTATGAAGGAAGGAAAAGAAGGATATTGCATAGCTGGAGGAAAGAAGACAAAATATAGACTTTTTGCTATTAAAGATGAAGATTTTGCAGCACTTATTGATACGCAGCTTCAAATGAAAGCTTTTGAAAATGCAATAAAAATTAAAGCTATACCATGGCTTAAAGATTATGAGATAATAAAGAAAAATGTTAGATTATATAATTCTATTTTAGATTATTTACTTTATAATTTAGAAAATAAAGAGAAGATATTTTTAGAAATAAAAAGTGCAGTTTTAAGAGGGAATAAAAATTTTGCAATGTATCCTGATTGCCCAACAGAAAGAGGTAGAAAACATATTCGAGATTTAATTAAATTAGCTAATATAGGAGAGAGAACTGCAATAATTTTTATAGCTGCATTGCCTAATGTGAATGCATTTAAACCATTTAAAGAAGGAGATCCAGAAATAGCAGAGCTGCTTTTAAAAGCTTTTAAAGCTAATGTTATTATAAAAGCAATTGCAATGTATTATAATCCATTAGAAAAATCTATTTATTTATACAATCCTGAACTTCCAGTAATATTATCTTAAATTTTTTCTATTAATAATTTTA encodes:
- a CDS encoding uroporphyrinogen decarboxylase family protein, which encodes MKKKANVYLLSYSCGSIYKFIPDLIEMGVDALNPIQVSAKDMDTKKLKEEFGEKITFWGGGCNAQHILSHGSPEDVINEVKKRINELAPGGGFVFTQVHNIQADVPPENIVAMFETVKKYGFVSNKNIKLK
- the sfsA gene encoding DNA/RNA nuclease SfsA, with translation MEKLLNLQNPIRCLIVKRINRFVVEVKIDNKNYMAYIANTGRLNEFMKEGKEGYCIAGGKKTKYRLFAIKDEDFAALIDTQLQMKAFENAIKIKAIPWLKDYEIIKKNVRLYNSILDYLLYNLENKEKIFLEIKSAVLRGNKNFAMYPDCPTERGRKHIRDLIKLANIGERTAIIFIAALPNVNAFKPFKEGDPEIAELLLKAFKANVIIKAIAMYYNPLEKSIYLYNPELPVILS
- a CDS encoding alpha/beta hydrolase, with the translated sequence MKEEFVFFLNKGERIAGMLHIPEKIPAPAIILCHGFTGNRIESHRLFVHAAREMCKKGFVTFRFDFRGSGESDGLFENMTISEEISDLKAAIDYLYNREEILKDKIGVIGLSLGGVIAILTASQDERIKAVCTWSTPADLKDPEFQNTAKNIFGEIKIEKILLKEYIDLPSGDRIRRKFLIDAFKHDILKSVEKISPRPILIIHGTKDPLVPVSHAEKLFEKAKDPKKKILIENADHTFNKWDWQWQVINHTIEWLENLK